The genomic window AAGATGAAAATATTGCTGTAAAAGCTTTATATAATGGTCGACATACTGGTAAATTATTTGATTATGAACCAACTAACAATAAAATTGTTTATAATGGAGCATCTTTTTTTAAATTTAAAGATGGGAAAATTGTAGATATTTGGGTACTTGGTGATTTAAAAAATCTTACTAAGCAACTTTCATAAACATATGTTTATGAAAGGCGGTAAATGACACAAATTAGCAATAATATATATTGTGCTGATTTCTTAATTACATTTGATATTGAAACTAAATTATTACCTAACCCTTATTATGACTATCCTTATTTGATTATTGACAATTTTCTAAGTATTCATGACTGTGATGAAATTAATAAACAAATCAAAGAAGACGATGATTATCAAAAAGCACAAATAAAAACTACAGATATATTAATATCAGCGCAAACAAATGAAGAGATTAGAAAAACAAATATCTATTCATTAAGTGAAAAATATTTAGATGTGTATACAAATAGATTTTTAGAACATCAAGCCCTAATAGAAGATTATTTTAAAATAGCACTTACAACATCAACTGAAGTACAAGTTTTAGAATATCTAAAAGACTCATTTTATACTATGCATAGTGATGATTCAAGTATGTTATACAAAGATGAACAATTAATAGGTTTTCTTCCCGTTGCAAAACAAAGAAAAATATCAACTGTTTTATTTACAACATCATATGATGAGAATATTAGTGATAATACCTTTACTGGTGGTGAGCTTTTATTTAACTTTTTATGTGATAAAGATGCAAATGAAGTAAAAGTAAAACCAAAAGCTGGAACTATGTTAGTATTCTTAAGTAATCCATTTTTTACCCATGAAGTTTTAAAAGTAAATCAAGGAAGAAGAATAAGTTTAGTTCAATGGCATAATGCACTTATCAATTAAAAAAAAGTTTTTTTTACTATAATTACACAAAATATCAATATTAAGAGATAATATGAAATTAGATGAAAACCAACTAAAAGAGTTCAATGAAAATGGATTTTTAATCCTAAGAAATTTTGCAGATTCAGCACTTTGTGATGAGATTTTAGAAAAAGCTAAAATCCATCTTGAAAATAAAACTGCACCTATTGAAACTGAACAAGAGTATATGCACTTAAACAAAGACAAAATAACTGTAAGAAGATTAAGACAAGTATATGATAGAGAAGAAGTTTTTCAAAAATGGATGACAAATGAGAAAATTAGACCCATTTTAAAACAAGTTTTAAATGATACACCTGTTTTAACTTTAGCTCATCATAACTCTATTATGACAAAGTTACCACACGAAAGTACTAGAACTTTTTGGCACCAAGATAGACGTTATTGGAATTTTGAAAATAATGATTTAGTTTCTGTTTGGTTAGCTTTAGGCGATGAATATTTAGATAATGGACTTTTAGAGTTTATACCAGCTTCTCATAAACTAAATTTAGAAAAAGATCAATTTGATGAAGTGAGCAATTTCAAAGATGAACATCCAAAAAATCTTGAAATCATAAAAAATAAAGTTCATGCAAATTTACAAAAAGGTGATGTTGTATTATTTCACTGTAAAACTCTTCACCATGCAAGTAAAAACAATAGTGACAAAGCAAAAATCTCTTTTGTTTACACGGTTAGAGCAGCTTCAAATAAACCTTTAAACAACACAAGAAGTGATTTTAAAGAGGTAATTCTTGACTGATAATTTAATAGCACTTTTAGAAGAAAAAACCTCATTTTCTAAAGGTGTTATCCAAAACATACTAAAACTTTTAGAAGATGGTTGTACTATTCCTTTTATTGCTCGATATAGAAAAGATTTAACTTCAAATGCTACAGATGAACAACTTCGTGATTTTGAAGACATATATAATTATTCACTAAAACTTCTAACTAGAAAAGAAGAGATAATTTGCATTTTAAAAGAGAGAAACTTTTTAGATGAAAAAATTAAAACTCACATAAATAGTGCTACAACTTTGCAAATGTTAGAAGATATTTATGCACCTTTTAAAGATAAAAAATCATCAAGAACATCAACAGCTATTGAAAATGGACTTGAACCACTAGCAAATATTATTCAATCAATGAAATACTCACTTGATGAGATAAACCAAAAAGCAAAACAGTTTATAAATAAAGAAGTTACAACTGTTCAAGATGCAATAAATGGAGCTAGTGATATTATCGCTCAAAGATATGCCGATGATTTTAGAACAAAAGAAGTGATTAGAAGTATCGTTTTAAACTATGGAATTTTAGAAACTAAAAAAACAAAAACATTTAATGAAAATGGTGTTTATATTAGTGTTGCAAATATAAGTGAAAAAGTAAAATATATAAAATCACATAGATTTCTAGCAATAAATAGAGCTGTAAATGAAAAAGAACTAACAGTAAAAATCGAAGTTGATGAAAACTATATTTTAGAAAATATAAAAAAATATAAAATTCCTTCAAGTGCATCAAGCTCAAAAGAGTTAGTTTTTGAAGCCTACAAAGATGGACTAAAAAGATTACTTCTTCCAAGTTTAAAAAGAGAAGCATTAAGTGAACTAAAAGAGAAAGCTTCAAGTGAAGCAATCACACTTTTTGGAAAAAATCTAAAAGAGCTACTTCTTACTCCTCCACTTGTAAATCAAGTAATTTTAGGAATGGATCCTGGTTATGTGAGTGGTTGTAAATTAGCAGTAATTGATGAAAATGGAAACTATCTTGCTTCAAATGTGATTTATCCAACCAAACCAAAAGAGGATTTTCTAAACTCTTCAAAAATAGTTTTAGAGCTAATAAAAAAATACAAAATCAACTCTATTGCTATTGGAAATGGAACAGCTTCACAAGAGACAGCAGCATTTATATCAAAATTGATAAATGAAAATAACTTAGATATAAAATACGCAGTTGTAAGTGAAATAGGAGCAAGTGTTTATTCAGCTTCAAAAATAGCTATGATGGAGTATCCAAATCTTGACGTTACAATAAGAGGTGCAATCTCAATAGCCCAAAGACTTCGTGACCCAATGGCAGCTTTAGTAAAAATCGACCCAAAATCACTAGGAATTGGACAATATCAACACGATGTGAATCAAAAAGAGCTTGGAGCAAAACTTGAAAATGTAACAGTAGATTTAGTAAATAAAGTAGGAGTTGATATAAACTCAGCTTCATATAAACTGCTTTCATTTATCTCAGGAATTTCTGAAAAACTAGCTCTTAATATAATAGAACACAAAGAAAAAATCAAAAACTTTAAAACAAAATCAGAACTTCTAAAAGTAAAGGGAATCGGTGCAAAAGCTTACGAACAATCAGTTGGATTTTTAAGAATCAAAGATGGAAAAAGTATCCTAGATAATACAGCAATTCATCCAGAAAACTACGATGTTGTAGAAAAACTTCAAAAGAAATACAAAATAGAAGAGATAAAAGATAATCAAATTGAAGAAATTTCAAAAGAACTAAACTGCCCTATTTTACTTCTAAAAGATATAATCGCCGAACTTCTAAAACCAGGCTACGATGTGAGAAGTGAATTTGATACAGTAGAGTTTTCAAAAGATATAAAAACAATAGAAGACTTAAAAGAAGGATTTATAATAAGTGGAGTTGTAAGAAACATCACAGACTTCGGAGCTTTTGTGGATATTGGTCTAAAAAATGATGGATTAATCCATATCTCACAAATCAGCGAAAAAAGAATCTCCCATCCAATGGATGTTTTAAGTATAAATCAACAGTTGAAAAATATTAAAGTTATTAGTATTGATTTGGAGAAACAGAGGGTTGGGTTGAGTTTGAAGTAATTATTTAAGAATTATTTCAATACTATAATAATTATAATGAAAAGGAACATAGATGCAAACATGTTTTATAATTCAGCCATTTGATAATGGACAATTTGATAAAAGATACAAAGATACAAAGATACAATTGAACCTGCCATCAAAAATTTAGGATTAACCCCATATAGAGTTGATGAAGATCACAGCACTATCGTGCCTATAGAAAATATTGAAAAAGGGATTAGAGATTCTGTAATTTGTTTAGCTGATATAAGTGAAGATAATCCAAATGTCTGGTATGAACTAGGGTATGCATTTTCTGCAAATAAACAAGTTATACTTATCTGCTCTAAAGAAAGAGATAAATTTCCATTTGATATTAGACATAGAACAATTATCAGATATTCAAAAGATTCTATGCGAGATTTTACAGAACTCCAAGAAAAAATTGAGAAAAAAGTTAAAGCACTTTTAGAAAAACAAGAGACTTATTCTAAAATCTCATCAGATAGTATCGCTAAGGTTGAAGGATTATCACAACATGAGTTAATTACAATTGTTTCTATAGTAGAAAACTTAGATGAACCAAATGGTAATGTAGCGGCATATAGTATAAAACAAGATGTAGAAAACAGTGGTTTTACAAAAATGGCTTGTGTTCTTGGATTACAAAGTTTAGAAAAAAAAAGATTTATTCTATATACACCATATCAAGATTATAATGGAAATGAATATTTTGCTTATCAACTTACAGAATTAGGTTGGAATTGGATTAATAAAAATCAAGATAAATTCGAAATGAAAAAAACTCAGGTTACAAATCAAATAGTAGATTTTGATGAAAATGAAATACCGTTTTAAAAAGTGAGCATTTCCAAAATAGCGTAAAGAAAAATTTATATAAATTCGTAAAGAAATTTGAACTGTTTGAGACGGAGGAACGGAGTCGAGTTTTCTCAAAGAGAGTGCAAGCACAGCAAATTTTAGAATTTCTATAAATTTTTTAGCTATTTTGAAACCAGCGAACGCTTTTCTTTTGTTTCTTTTCTTTACTAAAAAGAAAAGAAAAAAGCATCCTTACTCAGAAATCTTCGAATTAAACCAAATGCTCAGGTTCATGGAACAAATAACCTTGTGAAAAATCTATTCCCAAAGACTCAACAATATCTTGAACCTCTTGACAGTGAACATACTCAGCAACAGTCTTGATATTAAGTACCTTTGCAAAGTTTACAATAGTTGAAACTGTTAATCTAACATTATCATTCACATGAATATTTTTAATCAAAGAACCATCTATTTTTAGAAAATCTACATTTAATTTTATAATATATTCAAAATTCGAATATCCTGTTCCAAAATCATCAATTGCAACTAAACAACCAAGTGCTTTTGCTTTTCTAATAAAATCTCCAACCTCTTCAAATTTCTCAATACCCTCTGACTCTACTATTTCTAGAATAACTCTATTTGCAAGATTTGATTCCATTAATTTTGAAAATAAGAAGTTTACAGTTTTTTCATTTTTTATATCTTCTATCATCAAATTTATAGAAAAAATTGCATCTTTATCTTTGAAATATTCACAAGATTTTTCAATCATTTTATTTGTCATCATAGAATAAAGTCTTGCTTTTTTTGCATGTTCTAAAAATACAAAAGGTGACAAAATTTTACCATCAGGAAGTTGCATCCTCATTAATGTTTCATATTTTATCTCGTTAGTTTTATTATTTATAATTTTTTGTCCATACATTAAAATATTATCTTCTTTTAATGCTTGTTTTATATCTTTTGTTAACTGAATGTTTTTCTTTAATTCTCTATAAATAGGCATATCTTCATCAAAAACTCCAATATCTATATTTATTTTTTTTGCCCAGAAAAGTGCAATTTCTGCATGAGTTAGTAATTTATCATTAGTATCTGCAATTCCTATTGTAAATGAAATATCAAAACTATAATCATCAATAATAAAATTTTCCCTATCACACAAAGTAATAATATTCATACATGTTTTACGTAGTTCTTCTATTTTAAAATTTCCAGAAGCCATAAATGCAAATATATCTCCTGAAATTCTATAAATATTTAGATTTGTACTTTTAAATGTCATCAACCTTTTTGCAAATCTTTTTAATATTTCATCTCCAATTTCTATACCATAAGAGTTGTTTATATCTTTAAATCTATCAATATTTATAATTGCAAGTTTTGGATTTATTGAATTTTTTAAGTCATTTAAGAGTTTTTGTCTATTTGGCAAAGACGTTAATTCATCTGTAAATTGTTCATAAATTAATTCATCTTTTTCGAATAAAGAAGTAATATCATTTCTTATTGCAATATATTCAGTAATTTCATTATTCTTATCTAAAAGTGGAATAATAGTTGAATTTACATAATATGCTTGATTATTCTTTTTCTTATTTTTTATAATACCTTTAAATACTTTTTTATTATTTATTGTTTGCCATAAGTGTTTAAAGAAATCTTTTTGTGTATCTGGATGTCTAATAATATTGTGATTCGCTCCGATTAATTCTTCTTTTTTATATCCTGAAATTTCACAAAAATTATCATTTACATAAGTAATGATTCCTTTTAAATCTGTTTTAGAAACTATTGAACTTTCATCAAGAGCTTTTTTATAACCTTCTAATAATATTAAAGATTCAAGTAAATTTTCATTATCTTTATTTGATAATAAAATTTCATTTATTTTTTGAATATATTCATCTTTTTGCTCAACAATTTGTTTTTGTTTAATTAAATCTTTTTCAATATTTCTTGTAGTTTCTAAATTTTTTAATTTGCTTACTAAAACCTCTCTGTCGTCGATAAGAACTTTTTTTAAATTAATTTCTACTAAAAAAATTTTTCCATCTGTAGATTTAGAAACCCACTCAAATGTATGCTCACCATTTTTATAACAAAGAGCTAACATTCTCTTAGCTTTTTTAGATGATAGTTCACCATCAGGTTGATATTCAGGAGATAATTGAAAAGGATGATATAAAAAAAGTTCGTTTTTTGATTTTATTTTAAAAAGAGATAATGCCGATAAATTGGCGTTAATATAATTTTGACCTTCTAACAAAAAGATTGGTTCTGAGACATTTTTGAAAATCTCTTCATAATAAGAATTGTCACGATACATTAAAACCTACCAATGTTAAAAGATATTTTCTTGTATAGTACAAAATTTTATTATTTATGTCAACAGCTTATTTTTAAAATTATTATTTAAATTAAAAACTAGGGAAAATCCTAGTTTTTAAAAGCAATTGTATCAACTTCAACTAAAACATTTTTAGGTAAAGTTTTCACAGCAACTGTTGATCTTGCAGGTGCAGTTTCACCTTTGAAATATTGAGCATAAATTTCATTGAAAGCTACAAAGTTATCCATGTCTGATAAATAACACGTAGTTTTTAAAACATTTTCAAAAGAGCTTCCTGCTTCTTCTAAAACTGCTTTTAGATTGTCCATAACTTGTTTTGTCTGCTCTTGAACTCCACCTTCAACTATTTCCATAGTTTGTGGATTTAATGCAATTTGTCCAGATGTAAAAATTAATTTATCAAATGCTGTTGCTTGATTATATGGTCCGATTGCGCTTGGTGCTTTTGGTGTTGAAATAATAGTTTTCATTTTAATCCTTTTGTAGCTTGTTGTTAAACTCTCTTCGAAAAAATCCAAAGACTTTAAGTCCAAAGCTTTTAATTTTTTGTATTATACAAACTTCTAACTTTCTATTGGGAAAAATAGTTCGAAATCTTTTTTAATATGACAAAGAACTTCTTGATTCGCTCTTTTTAAACCTTTAAAATTTATTGCTGCTAAAACTATTGCCTTTGAATAATCAGAAACATTTATATCATCTAAATAACTATCCACATCCATCCATTTTGCATCAATTATTTCTTGAGTATCATTTATATTTATTTCTAAACTTTTTGGAATTGCTGTACATAATATATATAAATTTGATTTATAAAATTGGTGGGGATAAAAATGCCCTAGAGAGACTATAGACTCAAACTCAACATCTATTCCTGTTTCTTCTAAAACTTCTCTTTTAAGTGCACTTGAAATCATCTCACGGTTATCAATGTGCCCACCTGGAAGTTTATATCCAACAGTTGATATTCTCTCTTTGATTACTAATAATTCATTTTTATCATTTATGACAACAGCTCCCACACCTAAAGTATGATTTGAAGCTGTTGGGATTATGGCATTTTCTTTTAGTGCTTTTACAAGTAAAATATAATCTTCATCACAAGAGTGAAAAATAAATCCTTTTTTTGTAGCAATTGGAATAAAGTCTGATTTTTTTATATCTATATAAATCCAAATTAAAAATCTTTTATTTTCAACTTCATTAATTAAAAAATCAAGGTTTAACTCAAACTCTTCTTTTGATTGTGGTAAATCTATACTATTAATTGTTATTCCATTATATGGATCAAGAATTGTTTTAAAGCAACCAATATTTTCTAAACTTGTATTATTGTTCATTATTATTCCCTTTTCGTGAAATAATTATAACTAATAAACTATCAAATCTTTTAAAGAGTAAGCAATAAACAACATCAAAAAACCAATACTAATATCAAGTAGTTTCCAAGTAATAGGCTTTTTAAATAGTGGAATTAAAAATCTAGCTCCAAAGCCTAATGAAAAAAACCATATAGCAGAAGCACTTACCGCACCTAATAAAAAATAGATTTTCAAGCCATTTTCAATATTTGCACCAATTCCACCAATTAGTAAAATTGTGTCCAAATAAGTGTGTGGGTTTAAAAAAGTAAAAACTAGAATTAGAGTTATAACTTGTTTTATTGGATTTGTTTTAACATTTCCATCTATTTGTAAACTCTCATTTTTTAAAGCAGATTTAAAAGATAGTATTGCATATACACATAAAAAAACTATTCCGATAATTGCAATAATATTTATTAAAAGTTGATTACCTTGAATAAAATATCCTAACCCAAAAACACCAAGACTAATTAGAATAAAATCAAATAAAATACATAAACTAACAGCCAATAAAACATACTGTTTTAAAAGTCCTAGTTTTAGTATATAAGCATTTTGAGCACCTATAGCAACTATCAAAGAAATAGTTACTATAAAGCCTTTTAAGTATATATCAAGCACCTAAATAACTTTTTGATAAGGCAACGATTCCACCAATTATAAATTGCACTGCAATTGCTCCAACAATTAATCCCATCAATTTTGTAATAATATTTTGTCCAGTAAGACCTAAATATTTTTTAATATAAATTGAGTTTCTAAGTATCAAATAAAATACTAAAGCATTTAAACAAAAAGCAACGGAAATAGACAATAAATCTAATGCACTCTGAGCTTGATGTTTAAAAATTACAATAGTTGTAAATAATCCAGTACCAAAAGCAATTGGAATTCCAATTGGGATTACTGATAATTCTTCATTATTTTTATCATCAGCTGAATCTTTTGAAGTTTTCTTTTCAACTGAACCATTTACCATAGAAATAGCCATTAAAATTAGAATAATTCCACCCATAACTTTTAATGAGTTTTCATCTATTCCAAAAAGTTTTAAAACCAAATCTCCACTAATTATTACCACAAAAAAAGCTACTAAAATCGTAATAGTAGCTTTATATGCAACAGTATTCATTTGTGTTTTTGTAATATTTGTACTAAGTATTGACAAAGCAATTGCACTTATTCCAATTGGGTCTAAAATTGCGAAAAAAGTAATTGATTGTTGTAAAAAAGCAGAAAGGTTATCCACTAACTCATTCCACCTTTTGAAGCCATTTTTTTCTCTATAATATGTCCAATATAACTCATACTTGAAGTAATAGTTAAATAAACTAACGCAACTACTATCCACGTTTCAAATGGTGAGAAAGTATTTGCAACAATCTCTTTACCAACTTTTGTTAAATCTGTAATTGAAATAACTGAAACTAAAGAAGAATCTTTCACTAAAGCAATCATTTCTCCTACAAGTGTAGGTAAAGCTCGTTTGAAAGCTTGTGGTAAAATGATATATCTCATAGCTTGAAAATTTGAAATCCCTAAAGATTTAGAAGCTTCAAGTTGACCTTTGTCTATTGATTGAATTGCACCTCTTAAAACCTCAGCAACATAAGCACCAAAGAATATTCCAAGAGCTAAAACCCCTGCTACAAATCTATCTAATTCAAATATATTTGCAACTATAAAATAAAATAAAAATATCTGAACAAGTAAAGGTGTTCCTCTAACAATTGTAATATAAACTGTTGCAATATCTTTTAAAAATTGATAACTTGATAACCTCATTAAAGAGACTATTATTCCAATAAAAAGAGTTAAGATAGCAGCAAAAAAAGATATTTTTAAAGTAACCCAAAGTCCATTTAAAACAGGACCTGTTTTACTTATTGATTTTTTAGCAATAGTATCACCCTCATAAACATCTTCTCCAACATTGTAAGAAAATTTATAAGTATCATCTAAAGCTAACTGAGTTTTATCTTTATTATTTTGTATATAATAAATACCATTTTCAAGTACAAGTTTCCCATCTACAGATGCTTCAACTGCTTTTGTTTCAGTATATACAAAATAATCAGGAATAGAATTCCATTTCCATACATAATTCATATTTGATGCAGCAATATATAAGAAATATCCTACAACTACATAAAACATTAGGGCAATTAGATGCCCTAAGTTTTTATTTTGTGCTAATGATTGATGCTTTTTTGACATATATTATTGAACTCTTTTTAGCCAAGTAGTATCAACTAACCATTTATTATATAACTCATTTGAGAAGTCAACAACTTTGTCTTCTTGACATTGTCTTAAGAAATTATTTAACCAATTTAAGAAATCTGGATCACCTTTTCTAATAGCCCATGCTAATGGTTCATAAGTTAATGCTTTATCTAAATGAACTAATTTATCTTTACCTTTATCAGCCATAAACAAAAGATTGTATGGTTGGTCATAAACAAAAGCATCGGCATTATTATTTAAAACTTCACTAACAGCATCTGCTTCAGTTTCAAATGTAACAATTTTTGCATTTTTATAGAATTTTTTAATTGCAATTTCTGCTGATGTTCCAAGTTTTGTCACAATTGTATATCCAGATTTATCCAACTCTTGTGCAGTTTTAATTTTACCTTCTAATGATTTATTCATAAGAACAGTTTGCCCTACAACTAAATATGGATTTGCAAAATTTACTTCTAAATTTCTTTGTTGAGTAACAGTCATACCAGATATGATAATATCGTATTTATCAGTTATTAAACCAGCGATAATTCCATCCCACGCAGTTGGAACTAATGTTAATTTAACACCTAATTCTTTAGCCATTTTTTTAGCCATATCAACATCATAACCTATAACTTCACCTTTTTTATCTTTCATTTCAAAAGGCATATAACCTGGTTCTAAACCAACTCTTAATTCACCTTTTTGAACAATCTTATTCAAAGTTGAATTTTTCCATAAATCTAAATCAGCAGCAAACATATTTAATGATGCAAATGCTAAAACCAACATAACTAGCTTTTTACCTGTGTGCAGGATTCCATTTTTTCTCATAATTTTTATCTCCTTTTAATGTGTTAAAATTTCATTTAAGAACTTTTTAGCTCTTTCACTTTTTGGATTATTAAAGAATTCCATAGGACTATTTTCTTCAATAATCACACCATGATCCATAAATACAATTCTATCCCCTACTTCTTTTGCAAATCCCATTTCATGAGTTACACAAACTATTGTAAAATTTTCTTGGGCTAAATCTTTCATAACAGAAAGTACATCTCCGATTGTTTCAGGATCAAGTGCAGATGTTGGTTCATCAAAAAGTATTATTTTTGGTTTCATGGCTAAAGATCTTGCAATTGCAACTCTTTGTTTTTGACCACCACTTAAATCAGCTGGATAAGCATTTGCTTTATCTGATAATTTTACTTTTTTAAGTAATTCCATAGCTACATCTTTAGCAATTTTTTTATCCATATTTTTTACTAAAGTTGGAGCTATTGTAATATTTTCTAAAATTGTAAGATGTGGGAAAAGATTAAAGTGTTGAAATACCATTCCTACTTCACTTCGTATTTCTTGAAGATTCTTTTTACTTCCATGAATATCAATTGAATCAACAATTATATCACCATCATCAATATCTTCCAATCCATTTATACACCTAATTAGCGTAGATTTACCTGAACCACTAGGCCCACAAACTACTACTATTTCACCTTTTTTTACAGTAAAATTAATATTTTTTAATACATGAAAATCATCATAAAATTTATTAATATTTACCATCGAAATTATGTTGTCTGACATCAATACTCTTTTTTTATTTATTAAAAATTAATCATATCCAAAGTTTTATTTAATTTTTATACCATAATCATATAATTTATATACAATTTATACATAATATACAATTTTGTAAATATGATATAATCTCGGCTTTTATTTTTAAAGGAATATTTTGAAGTCAAAATTATATGAATTAAGAGCAGATTTATTACTTTTATCTGTTGCAATTGCTTGGGGTGTAACATTCCTAATGGTTCAAGATGCCATTAATACAACACCTGTTTATGCTTTTTTATTTTTTAGATTTGCTATTGCATCTATTTTAATGTTTTTTATTGCATTTAAATTTTTAAATCAAATTAATAAAAAAACCATTTTTTATGGAATTATTCTTGGAATATTTTTATTTAGTGCTTTTGCTACTCAAACCTTTGGATTGAGTTATACAAAAAGCTCTATTGTTGCTTTTATTACAGGACTTAATGTAATTTGTGTTCCTTTTTTAGCATATTTTATTTTTAAAGATCATATAAAGAGAAATGTATTAATTGCCACATTTATAGCTGTGATTGGTCTATATCTTCTAACTATGTCAGGAGCATTAACAATAGGAAAAGGTGAGCTTTTAACTTTAATTTGTGCATTTTTATTTGCCTTACAAATAATCTATACAGGAAAGTTTTCAAAAGAGGTAAATGTATTTTTATTAGTTTTATTTCAGTTAATTACAGTTACTGTATTATCTTTAGGCTTTTCACTTCTACTTGATAATGTTACATTTAATTTAACATATGATTATGCATTTTTTAAAGCTGTTTTAATCACAGCTATATTTGCAACTGTTTATGCTTTTTTAATTCAAACTTATATGCAACAATTCACAAGTGCCACAAAAACTGCCATTATCTTTGCTATGGAGCCTGTTAGTGCTTCTATTTTTGCTTTTTTAGCAGTTGGTGAGTTATTAACAAATATTCAAATAAGTGGGGCTATTTTAATTGTACTTGCAACTATCATTGCAGAAGTAAAATTCAAAAGCCTTTCACACATATTTAATAGGTAAATAATAGTCCAAAACAAACTCTTCGTCACTACTTAGAAAATGATTTTTTTGATAAATAGTATATGAAGGGTTTGGTGTTGTTTCATAACCACTATCAATTAACCAATAATGATAAACCCACTGAATAAGTTTTATTACATCCCCATATCTTCCACTAAGGGAGAATTTTGCATAAACTCCCTTTGGAATA from Arcobacter venerupis includes these protein-coding regions:
- a CDS encoding 2OG-Fe(II) oxygenase, with amino-acid sequence MTQISNNIYCADFLITFDIETKLLPNPYYDYPYLIIDNFLSIHDCDEINKQIKEDDDYQKAQIKTTDILISAQTNEEIRKTNIYSLSEKYLDVYTNRFLEHQALIEDYFKIALTTSTEVQVLEYLKDSFYTMHSDDSSMLYKDEQLIGFLPVAKQRKISTVLFTTSYDENISDNTFTGGELLFNFLCDKDANEVKVKPKAGTMLVFLSNPFFTHEVLKVNQGRRISLVQWHNALIN
- a CDS encoding phytanoyl-CoA dioxygenase family protein; this translates as MKLDENQLKEFNENGFLILRNFADSALCDEILEKAKIHLENKTAPIETEQEYMHLNKDKITVRRLRQVYDREEVFQKWMTNEKIRPILKQVLNDTPVLTLAHHNSIMTKLPHESTRTFWHQDRRYWNFENNDLVSVWLALGDEYLDNGLLEFIPASHKLNLEKDQFDEVSNFKDEHPKNLEIIKNKVHANLQKGDVVLFHCKTLHHASKNNSDKAKISFVYTVRAASNKPLNNTRSDFKEVILD
- a CDS encoding helix-hairpin-helix domain-containing protein — its product is MTDNLIALLEEKTSFSKGVIQNILKLLEDGCTIPFIARYRKDLTSNATDEQLRDFEDIYNYSLKLLTRKEEIICILKERNFLDEKIKTHINSATTLQMLEDIYAPFKDKKSSRTSTAIENGLEPLANIIQSMKYSLDEINQKAKQFINKEVTTVQDAINGASDIIAQRYADDFRTKEVIRSIVLNYGILETKKTKTFNENGVYISVANISEKVKYIKSHRFLAINRAVNEKELTVKIEVDENYILENIKKYKIPSSASSSKELVFEAYKDGLKRLLLPSLKREALSELKEKASSEAITLFGKNLKELLLTPPLVNQVILGMDPGYVSGCKLAVIDENGNYLASNVIYPTKPKEDFLNSSKIVLELIKKYKINSIAIGNGTASQETAAFISKLINENNLDIKYAVVSEIGASVYSASKIAMMEYPNLDVTIRGAISIAQRLRDPMAALVKIDPKSLGIGQYQHDVNQKELGAKLENVTVDLVNKVGVDINSASYKLLSFISGISEKLALNIIEHKEKIKNFKTKSELLKVKGIGAKAYEQSVGFLRIKDGKSILDNTAIHPENYDVVEKLQKKYKIEEIKDNQIEEISKELNCPILLLKDIIAELLKPGYDVRSEFDTVEFSKDIKTIEDLKEGFIISGVVRNITDFGAFVDIGLKNDGLIHISQISEKRISHPMDVLSINQQLKNIKVISIDLEKQRVGLSLK
- a CDS encoding GGDEF and EAL domain-containing protein, giving the protein MYRDNSYYEEIFKNVSEPIFLLEGQNYINANLSALSLFKIKSKNELFLYHPFQLSPEYQPDGELSSKKAKRMLALCYKNGEHTFEWVSKSTDGKIFLVEINLKKVLIDDREVLVSKLKNLETTRNIEKDLIKQKQIVEQKDEYIQKINEILLSNKDNENLLESLILLEGYKKALDESSIVSKTDLKGIITYVNDNFCEISGYKKEELIGANHNIIRHPDTQKDFFKHLWQTINNKKVFKGIIKNKKKNNQAYYVNSTIIPLLDKNNEITEYIAIRNDITSLFEKDELIYEQFTDELTSLPNRQKLLNDLKNSINPKLAIINIDRFKDINNSYGIEIGDEILKRFAKRLMTFKSTNLNIYRISGDIFAFMASGNFKIEELRKTCMNIITLCDRENFIIDDYSFDISFTIGIADTNDKLLTHAEIALFWAKKINIDIGVFDEDMPIYRELKKNIQLTKDIKQALKEDNILMYGQKIINNKTNEIKYETLMRMQLPDGKILSPFVFLEHAKKARLYSMMTNKMIEKSCEYFKDKDAIFSINLMIEDIKNEKTVNFLFSKLMESNLANRVILEIVESEGIEKFEEVGDFIRKAKALGCLVAIDDFGTGYSNFEYIIKLNVDFLKIDGSLIKNIHVNDNVRLTVSTIVNFAKVLNIKTVAEYVHCQEVQDIVESLGIDFSQGYLFHEPEHLV
- a CDS encoding RidA family protein is translated as MKTIISTPKAPSAIGPYNQATAFDKLIFTSGQIALNPQTMEIVEGGVQEQTKQVMDNLKAVLEEAGSSFENVLKTTCYLSDMDNFVAFNEIYAQYFKGETAPARSTVAVKTLPKNVLVEVDTIAFKN
- a CDS encoding NUDIX hydrolase encodes the protein MNNNTSLENIGCFKTILDPYNGITINSIDLPQSKEEFELNLDFLINEVENKRFLIWIYIDIKKSDFIPIATKKGFIFHSCDEDYILLVKALKENAIIPTASNHTLGVGAVVINDKNELLVIKERISTVGYKLPGGHIDNREMISSALKREVLEETGIDVEFESIVSLGHFYPHQFYKSNLYILCTAIPKSLEININDTQEIIDAKWMDVDSYLDDINVSDYSKAIVLAAINFKGLKRANQEVLCHIKKDFELFFPIES